Proteins encoded by one window of Lemur catta isolate mLemCat1 chromosome 12, mLemCat1.pri, whole genome shotgun sequence:
- the LOC123648164 gene encoding uncharacterized protein LOC123648164, whose protein sequence is MPREGKEIYAVPGELSRRARTPRQKDSLSICVPKSAQVEKNEPLSQPYVQERKALASPFVVSFPLQNLRRRSKGLQNLERKEPCLRKAQRRLLASPLECTRRSGSSLQLSGRTRMARGSSRFWRSEHAILGVPKRDAITNAIGATCRDGRGAGARRAEVVQPRLLGMGLGAARAGGPNAPPLPAAPGLTSRHVGWSFSSPPETGVTS, encoded by the exons ATGCCGCgagaagggaaagaaatctaCGCGGTGCCTGGAGAGCTGTCCCGCCGCGCGCGCACCCCGCGGCAGAAAGACAGTCTCTCCATCTGTGTCCC AAAGTCAGCACAGGTGGAGAAAAACGAGCCGCTTTCACAACCTTACGTTCAAGAACGGAAGGCCCTAGCTTCCCCTTTTGTCGTTAGTTTTCCACTGCAGAATCTGCGACGTAGATCTAAGGGTTTGCAGAACCTGGAAAGAAAGGAACCTTGTCTGCGCAAAGCGCAGAGGCGCCTCCTGGCGAGTCCGCTGGAATGCACGCGGCGTTCCGGGTCGAGTCTCCAGCTCAGTGGGCGAACGCGCATGGCCAGGGGCAGCTCCAGGTTCTGGAGGTCCGAACACGCGATCTTGGGCGTCCCTAAGAGAGACG CCATAACAAACGCGATTGGAGCGACGTGCCGGGACGGAAGAGGGGCAGGAGCTAGACGAGCGGAGGTGGTCCAGCCCCGCCTActggggatggggctgggggcagcccgCGCCGGGGGACCGAACGCGCCGCCGCTCCCCGCAGCGCCAGGGCTCACCAGCCGCCACGTGGGTTGGAGCTTCAGCTCCCCGCCCGAGACGGGTGTGACTTCCTAG